The Oncorhynchus tshawytscha isolate Ot180627B linkage group LG32, Otsh_v2.0, whole genome shotgun sequence genome includes a region encoding these proteins:
- the LOC112230388 gene encoding U2 small nuclear ribonucleoprotein B'': MDIRPNHTIYINNVNDKIKKDELKRSLYALFSQFGQVMDIVAMKTMKMRGQAFVVFKELASATNALRQLQGFPFYNKPMRIQYAKTDSEVISKIRGTFGDKDKKKDRKKKAQDQVANVAKKPALGSANTNNAPTTMQVPDNPPNYILFLNNLPEETNEMMLSMLFNQFPGFKEVRLVPGKHDISFVEFESEGQAGVAKDALQGFRITAQCAMKITYAKK; encoded by the exons ATGGATATTCGACCAAACCACACCATTTACATCAATAATGTAAATGATAAGATCAAGAAGGATG AACTGAAGCGGTCACTCTATGCCCTGTTCTCTCAGTTTGGGCAAGTCATGGACATTGTTGCCATGAAAACCATGAAGATGAGAGGGCAGGCGTTTGTGGTGTTCAAAGAGCTTGCCTCGGCTACGAACGCACTGCGTCAACTTCAAGGTTTTCCTTTCTACAATAAGCCCATG CGCATTCAGTATGCTAAGACAGACTCTGAGGTGATCTCCAAAATCAGAGGCACATTTGGGGACAAGGACAagaagaaggacaggaagaagaAGGCTCAAGATCAAGTGGCTAACGTGGCCAAGAAACCAGCACTG GGATCAGCCAACACAAACAATGCTCCAACAACCATGCAG GTTCCAGACAATCCACCCAACTACATTTTATTCCTTAATAACCTGCCAGAGGAAACAAATGAAATGATGCTCTCCATGCTGTTCAATCA ATTCCCTGGTTTCAAAGAGGTGCGACTCGTCCCTGGCAAACACGACATCTCCTTTGTAGAGTTTGAGAGCGAGGGCCAGGCGGGAGTGGCCAAAGATGCACTGCAGGGCTTCCGGATTACGGCCCAATGCGCCATGAAGATCACTTATGCCAAGAAGTAG